In Pseudomonas sp. DNDY-54, a genomic segment contains:
- a CDS encoding GDP-mannose 4,6-dehydratase, whose product MRKVLITGVTGFTGRYMAEELAACGYEVHGLSYRQPAGDLPAAVSAIHCCALNDPELLRTLLAEIRPTYVVHLAAVSFVAHTDADGIYNANLLGTRHLLEALRTTTTNLEGVLLASSANVYGNATEGVLDENATFAPANDYAVSKVAMEFLARLYQGRLPIIVSRPFNYTGVGQAEQFLVPKIVAHTRRRADIIELGNLDIARDFCDVRQVVQAYRRLLETPAAIGETVNICSGSAYTLQYVLEQAAAISGHRLEVRVNPAFVRSSDVKNLFGCRTKLDSLIGSTPLIELRDTLRWMIEQPSRN is encoded by the coding sequence ATGCGTAAAGTGCTGATTACCGGCGTTACCGGTTTTACCGGACGCTATATGGCAGAAGAGCTCGCCGCATGCGGCTACGAAGTTCATGGCCTCAGCTATCGCCAACCCGCCGGCGACCTGCCTGCGGCAGTTTCAGCCATTCATTGCTGCGCCTTGAATGACCCCGAGTTGCTGCGGACATTGCTGGCAGAAATAAGACCGACGTACGTTGTTCACCTCGCAGCAGTGTCATTCGTCGCTCACACTGACGCGGATGGCATCTACAACGCCAACCTCCTCGGCACTCGCCACCTTCTCGAAGCGCTACGCACAACCACGACCAATCTCGAAGGAGTGCTGTTGGCGAGTAGCGCGAACGTATACGGCAACGCGACCGAAGGCGTGCTTGACGAGAATGCAACCTTCGCTCCAGCCAATGATTACGCGGTAAGTAAAGTTGCGATGGAGTTTCTCGCGAGGCTTTACCAAGGACGGCTACCCATCATTGTCAGTCGCCCGTTCAATTACACCGGTGTTGGCCAGGCTGAACAGTTTTTAGTACCGAAGATCGTCGCGCACACCCGACGGCGCGCAGACATTATCGAGCTGGGAAATCTCGATATCGCTCGCGACTTCTGCGATGTTCGCCAGGTTGTACAGGCCTACCGACGCCTGCTCGAAACACCTGCCGCGATTGGCGAAACCGTCAATATCTGCTCAGGCTCCGCCTATACGCTTCAGTATGTACTTGAGCAGGCGGCAGCCATCTCCGGGCACCGGCTGGAGGTCAGGGTCAATCCAGCCTTTGTACGCAGTTCGGATGTAAAAAATCTCTTCGGTTGCCGGACCAAGCTGGACTCGCTCATTGGCAGCACGCCGCTCATTGAGCTGCGAGACACGCTGCGCTGGATGATCGAACAACCGTCCAGGAATTAA
- the gmd gene encoding GDP-mannose 4,6-dehydratase, which yields MKAIITGITGQDGAYLAELLLEKGYTVYGTFRRTSSVNFWRIEELGIDKHPNLHLVEYDLTDLSSSIRLLQTTGATEVYNLAAQSFVGVSFEQPLTTLDITGAGAVNLLEAIRIVNPKIRFYQASTSEMFGKVQAIPQLETTPFYPRSPYGVAKLYAHWMTINYRESYDIFGCSGILFNHESPLRGREFVTRKITDSVAKIKLGQLDVLELGNIDAKRDWGFAKEYVEGMWRMLQADEPDVFVLATNRTETVRDFVTLAFKAVDIELEWKGSGEQEQAIDTATGKVVMRVNPKFYRPAEVDLLIGNPQKAKDILGWEPKTSLEQLCRMMVDADMRRNQQGFSF from the coding sequence ATGAAAGCAATCATCACGGGCATTACTGGTCAAGACGGCGCGTACCTGGCAGAGCTTCTATTGGAAAAAGGCTACACCGTATATGGCACCTTTCGTCGCACCAGCTCCGTAAACTTCTGGCGCATCGAAGAGCTTGGCATCGACAAGCACCCCAACCTGCACCTCGTCGAGTACGACCTGACCGACCTTTCTTCCAGCATCCGCCTGCTGCAGACGACCGGCGCAACCGAAGTCTATAACCTCGCGGCACAGAGCTTCGTAGGCGTTTCCTTCGAACAGCCTCTGACCACGCTGGACATCACCGGCGCGGGCGCCGTGAACCTGCTCGAAGCCATTCGCATCGTTAATCCGAAGATCCGCTTTTATCAGGCATCGACTTCTGAGATGTTCGGTAAGGTCCAAGCCATTCCACAGCTGGAAACCACACCGTTCTACCCTCGCAGCCCCTATGGTGTCGCCAAGCTCTACGCTCACTGGATGACGATCAACTATCGAGAGTCGTACGACATATTTGGCTGCAGCGGCATTCTCTTCAACCATGAGTCCCCGCTTCGTGGCCGCGAGTTCGTTACTCGGAAAATCACCGATTCGGTAGCGAAGATCAAACTGGGGCAACTAGATGTGCTCGAGCTGGGCAACATCGACGCGAAGCGTGATTGGGGCTTTGCCAAGGAGTACGTCGAAGGCATGTGGCGCATGCTGCAGGCTGATGAGCCCGACGTGTTCGTACTGGCGACCAACCGTACCGAGACCGTGCGTGACTTTGTCACGCTGGCCTTCAAGGCGGTCGATATCGAGCTTGAGTGGAAAGGCTCGGGTGAACAGGAACAGGCGATCGACACCGCCACGGGCAAGGTCGTTATGCGCGTGAATCCGAAGTTTTACCGGCCGGCCGAAGTTGACCTGCTGATTGGCAATCCGCAGAAAGCGAAAGATATCCTGGGATGGGAACCCAAAACCTCCCTGGAACAACTGTGCCGCATGATGGTTGACGCCGATATGCGCCGGAATCAGCAAGGCTTTTCGTTCTAA
- a CDS encoding WecB/TagA/CpsF family glycosyltransferase, with product MSSDTNAFGIDFYSGNKKTLLSCIREGVKQPYSFVVTPNVDHLVQLEHDEQLRDAYAKARWRLCDSRILLSLLTRLGVHLDEAIPGSDLTLDLLKWADSERLRVVLIGSVQSEAEKLRAIYPGIVLHHYNPPMGFIKKPEEVQKCLQFVREHPSELVLYAVGTPRGEVLAAATQPSERTGMGFSIGASISFATGTIKRAPKWMREYKLEWLHRMCMEPRRLAKRYWIDAMYIVPAYLREKNARQKASPAKQES from the coding sequence GTGTCGAGTGATACTAATGCGTTCGGAATAGACTTCTATTCCGGCAATAAGAAAACTTTATTGAGCTGCATCCGCGAGGGTGTCAAACAGCCCTATTCGTTTGTGGTAACGCCGAACGTTGACCACCTCGTTCAACTTGAGCATGACGAACAGCTGCGCGACGCCTATGCCAAAGCACGCTGGAGGCTCTGTGACAGTCGCATTCTGCTGTCGTTACTGACCCGCCTTGGCGTGCATCTGGATGAGGCCATTCCTGGCAGCGACCTGACCCTCGATCTGCTCAAGTGGGCAGATAGCGAACGCCTGCGTGTAGTGTTGATAGGTTCCGTGCAATCCGAAGCCGAAAAGCTCAGGGCTATCTATCCGGGCATCGTTCTTCATCACTACAACCCGCCGATGGGCTTTATCAAAAAGCCAGAGGAGGTGCAGAAGTGCTTGCAGTTCGTCCGCGAGCACCCTTCTGAACTGGTGCTGTACGCCGTGGGCACACCACGTGGAGAAGTCCTGGCTGCAGCAACTCAACCCAGTGAACGGACAGGTATGGGCTTCAGTATCGGCGCGTCCATTTCCTTTGCGACAGGCACGATCAAGCGAGCGCCAAAGTGGATGCGCGAATACAAGCTCGAGTGGCTCCATCGCATGTGCATGGAACCCCGCCGTCTAGCCAAGCGTTATTGGATTGATGCCATGTACATCGTCCCGGCCTACCTGCGCGAGAAAAATGCCAGACAAAAAGCCAGCCCCGCAAAACAGGAGTCCTGA
- a CDS encoding glycosyltransferase family 2 protein, translating to MNVALILNYKAATETISCAESLLTHCPTVDHIVIVDNDSQDGSALAFQQWQDEKPSAKVTLLSNPENNGYAGGNNYGLRWAMANLQPEYFWVINNDTYVDSDAFSPLLEALQQNERQFVGSLVLSADTGRLECYGGGKLYPIFGKARLLGKDQSIEASEQQHPKHNPDYIMGCSLAFSAALTEEIGLMDEEYFMYFEEVDWQYRAKRFGISSKVIPESRLFHYGSLSLGSRSAFYHYYRNRAATRFNKRFYGPVFAVVSAFLLSAVTTIKEYRNPTLAWSGIKGAFKGVAMSVE from the coding sequence ATGAACGTCGCGCTTATTCTCAACTACAAAGCTGCTACTGAAACGATCAGCTGCGCGGAAAGCCTTCTCACCCATTGTCCGACCGTCGACCACATCGTCATCGTCGACAATGACTCTCAGGACGGCTCCGCTCTAGCGTTTCAACAATGGCAGGACGAAAAGCCGTCTGCCAAGGTGACGCTGCTCTCCAACCCCGAAAATAACGGCTATGCCGGGGGGAATAATTATGGCCTTCGCTGGGCGATGGCGAACCTGCAGCCCGAGTATTTCTGGGTGATCAATAACGACACCTATGTCGACAGCGACGCGTTCTCCCCACTACTCGAGGCATTGCAGCAGAACGAACGGCAGTTCGTCGGTTCACTCGTGCTAAGCGCCGATACGGGCCGTCTCGAATGTTACGGTGGTGGAAAGCTGTATCCGATTTTTGGCAAGGCTCGGCTGCTTGGAAAGGATCAAAGCATCGAAGCCTCCGAGCAACAGCATCCTAAGCACAACCCGGACTACATCATGGGTTGCAGCCTTGCGTTTTCCGCTGCGCTCACTGAAGAGATCGGCCTGATGGATGAGGAATACTTCATGTATTTCGAAGAAGTGGACTGGCAATACCGTGCGAAGCGCTTTGGGATTTCATCCAAAGTTATCCCTGAAAGTCGCTTGTTCCATTATGGCTCGCTCAGCCTTGGAAGCCGCTCGGCGTTCTACCACTACTACCGCAACCGCGCAGCTACTCGCTTCAACAAACGTTTCTACGGCCCAGTGTTCGCGGTCGTTTCCGCATTTCTGCTCTCGGCCGTTACGACGATCAAGGAATACAGGAATCCCACCCTCGCCTGGTCGGGTATCAAGGGCGCCTTCAAGGGAGTAGCAATGAGTGTCGAGTGA
- a CDS encoding glycoside hydrolase family 5 protein codes for MDRRFLSPLLSAIPLIAGLTLFGSVSTVQAETGEKKPGIDLIGINMSGANFAPHITPGKVGTNYFYPEKKYFKYYADKNIRLIRFPFIWERLQHDLYKGINFDQVRLLRRTLDYAAAHNQKIILDMHNYARYKGKLIGSPEVPYEAYASVWRKLAEQFKDHPALLGYDIMNEPYSTDGLWPAAAQAAVDAIRQVDMETPIFVEGDRWASTFHWRKVNEDFLIEDPANNIIYEGHMYFDKDFSGRYASEEIVDPMLGVERARPFVEWLKEHNVKGFLGEYGVPAHSESMLVAMDNLLAYLNENCIPSAYWAGGPGWGDYVMAIEPVGGKDRPQMQVLQKHLSNTCTEFGPTPKP; via the coding sequence ATGGACCGTCGCTTTCTTTCACCACTATTGAGCGCCATACCATTGATTGCCGGCCTGACGCTTTTCGGTTCCGTTTCGACCGTGCAGGCTGAAACCGGCGAAAAGAAACCGGGTATCGATCTGATCGGTATAAATATGTCCGGTGCCAATTTCGCGCCGCATATAACACCTGGCAAAGTCGGCACCAACTATTTCTATCCAGAAAAGAAATACTTTAAGTATTACGCAGACAAGAATATTCGCCTGATTCGTTTTCCATTCATATGGGAGCGCCTGCAGCATGATTTGTACAAGGGCATAAACTTCGATCAGGTACGTCTGCTACGCAGGACACTTGACTATGCGGCAGCGCATAACCAGAAAATCATTTTGGATATGCACAACTATGCGCGATACAAGGGAAAACTGATCGGCTCGCCCGAAGTCCCTTACGAAGCCTACGCAAGCGTCTGGCGGAAACTCGCAGAACAGTTTAAAGATCACCCAGCACTGCTGGGCTACGACATCATGAACGAACCCTACTCGACCGACGGCTTGTGGCCGGCCGCGGCACAGGCCGCGGTCGACGCGATCCGCCAGGTCGATATGGAGACACCGATTTTCGTGGAAGGCGACCGCTGGGCCAGTACGTTTCACTGGCGCAAGGTCAACGAAGACTTCCTGATCGAAGATCCGGCAAACAACATTATTTACGAAGGGCATATGTACTTCGACAAGGACTTCTCGGGGCGCTACGCGTCTGAGGAAATAGTCGATCCGATGCTTGGCGTGGAGCGCGCGCGGCCTTTTGTTGAATGGCTGAAGGAGCACAACGTGAAAGGCTTCCTGGGCGAATACGGTGTGCCCGCGCATTCCGAGTCGATGCTGGTCGCGATGGACAATTTGCTCGCTTACCTGAACGAAAACTGCATTCCCAGCGCCTATTGGGCCGGCGGTCCGGGCTGGGGTGATTACGTCATGGCGATTGAGCCAGTGGGCGGCAAGGACAGGCCGCAGATGCAGGTTTTGCAAAAGCACCTGTCAAACACCTGCACCGAGTTTGGACCCACGCCAAAACCGTAA
- a CDS encoding polysaccharide biosynthesis tyrosine autokinase, which yields MTTMPRPIYETKEDKDIDLAHLFDTFLNNRALILTITGFFAALGIAYALLATPVYLASAMIQIEPKNGLPSLTDVVGTAPAVSPAQTEIALLKSRSVVGGAVEALNLDILIEPHHFPVIGGFIYRRFVPSEEGELGWYPEGFESYAWGGESLRVTQLIVPDQMHGEELTLEAAENNGFILRDTEGEVVAQGVVGEPVETPDYGITVAEFNARPGTTFSVTKNRTYATTEDYQERLAAGERGKQSGIVSVTLEDTDPAKAILVLEEVAQRYVDQNVARNAAEATQSLEFLSEQVPEVRKKLDAAQTALNKYQTGNRSVDISAETQSVLDRIVDLEKQISEQNLKRTEMERRFTRQHPNFQALMNQINQLQTQKTELEKQIGTLPSTQQELLRLTRDVEVSSETYSMLLNKTQELDIIRAGTVGNVHIVDHAAADIDKPIKPNKPLIVIVATLLGAILAIAFVYVREALKRGVENPEEIERVGIPVYAAIPFSEKQGSLEKRLANFKRDKSSASYLLTINDPADLATEAMRSLRTSLHFAMIEAKNNILMITGPSPAVGKSFVTSNLAAVIAQSGKKVLLVDADMRKGYLHKVMRCQGEKGLSDILSGRITLFDAIQKTQLNNLHVITHGQLPPNPSELLMHENFSRFVKEISTMYDMVIFDTPPILAVTDAALVGSQAGTTLMVTRYGLNGVKEIEVAKRRLEQNGLMVKGVIFNAVIRKASNYSEYGYYQYEYQSK from the coding sequence ATGACCACCATGCCGCGACCCATTTACGAAACCAAAGAGGATAAGGATATTGACCTTGCCCACCTCTTTGACACCTTCCTCAACAACCGCGCACTCATCCTCACGATAACCGGGTTCTTCGCAGCATTGGGCATCGCCTACGCGCTGCTGGCCACACCCGTTTATCTCGCCAGCGCAATGATTCAGATTGAGCCAAAGAACGGCTTGCCGAGCCTCACTGATGTGGTAGGGACTGCGCCGGCTGTATCACCCGCACAGACCGAGATCGCACTGCTCAAGTCGCGTTCCGTGGTCGGTGGTGCCGTGGAGGCGCTGAATCTCGACATCCTCATTGAGCCGCACCATTTCCCAGTGATCGGCGGCTTCATCTATCGCCGTTTCGTGCCGTCCGAGGAAGGTGAGCTCGGCTGGTATCCAGAAGGATTCGAATCCTATGCCTGGGGTGGCGAGTCGCTGCGCGTAACGCAGCTGATCGTGCCTGACCAGATGCATGGTGAGGAACTGACGCTGGAAGCGGCAGAGAACAATGGGTTTATCCTGCGCGACACGGAAGGTGAAGTCGTTGCCCAGGGAGTGGTTGGCGAACCTGTCGAAACACCTGACTACGGCATCACCGTCGCTGAATTCAACGCGCGTCCAGGTACCACCTTCAGCGTTACCAAGAACCGGACCTATGCCACGACCGAGGACTACCAGGAGCGCCTGGCCGCGGGAGAACGCGGTAAGCAGTCCGGCATCGTTAGCGTAACGCTGGAAGACACGGACCCGGCCAAGGCCATCCTCGTACTGGAGGAAGTGGCGCAGCGTTACGTCGACCAGAACGTCGCACGCAACGCCGCGGAAGCGACTCAGAGCCTGGAATTCCTGAGCGAACAGGTTCCGGAAGTACGCAAGAAGCTCGACGCGGCACAAACCGCGTTGAACAAGTACCAGACCGGCAATCGCTCAGTCGATATCTCGGCGGAAACCCAATCTGTACTGGATCGCATCGTCGATCTGGAAAAGCAGATCTCCGAGCAGAACCTCAAGCGCACCGAGATGGAGCGCCGCTTTACCCGCCAGCATCCGAACTTCCAGGCCCTGATGAACCAGATCAATCAACTGCAAACGCAGAAGACTGAGCTGGAAAAACAGATCGGCACCCTACCCTCGACCCAGCAAGAGCTGCTGCGTCTGACCCGTGATGTCGAAGTGTCGTCTGAAACCTACTCGATGCTGCTGAACAAGACCCAGGAACTCGACATCATCCGTGCCGGTACCGTGGGCAACGTCCACATTGTCGACCACGCAGCAGCAGACATCGACAAACCGATCAAGCCGAACAAACCATTGATCGTCATCGTTGCCACCCTGCTCGGCGCGATCCTGGCCATTGCTTTCGTCTATGTACGCGAAGCGCTCAAGCGCGGCGTGGAGAACCCCGAAGAAATCGAGCGCGTCGGTATTCCGGTTTACGCTGCGATCCCCTTCAGTGAGAAGCAAGGGTCACTCGAAAAACGCTTGGCCAACTTCAAGCGGGACAAGAGCAGCGCCTCGTATCTGTTGACCATCAATGATCCGGCCGATCTGGCAACCGAAGCCATGCGCAGCCTGCGTACCAGCTTGCACTTCGCCATGATCGAGGCGAAGAACAACATCCTGATGATTACCGGTCCGAGCCCGGCAGTCGGCAAGTCGTTCGTAACGAGTAACCTGGCGGCCGTCATCGCACAGTCCGGCAAGAAAGTCCTGCTGGTTGATGCTGACATGCGTAAGGGATACCTGCACAAGGTCATGCGTTGTCAGGGCGAGAAAGGTCTTTCCGACATTCTGTCCGGCCGTATCACGCTTTTTGACGCCATTCAGAAGACTCAGCTGAATAACCTGCACGTGATCACTCACGGTCAGTTGCCGCCGAACCCGTCCGAGCTGTTGATGCACGAGAACTTCTCTCGCTTCGTCAAAGAGATCAGCACCATGTACGACATGGTCATCTTTGATACCCCGCCTATCCTCGCCGTCACCGATGCGGCACTTGTCGGAAGCCAGGCCGGAACCACGCTGATGGTGACCCGCTACGGCCTGAACGGCGTGAAGGAAATCGAAGTGGCCAAGCGCCGCCTCGAGCAGAACGGACTCATGGTCAAAGGTGTCATCTTCAACGCCGTCATTCGCAAGGCCTCGAATTACAGCGAGTACGGTTACTACCAGTACGAATACCAGAGCAAGTGA
- a CDS encoding low molecular weight protein-tyrosine-phosphatase produces the protein MFQNILIVCVGNICRSPAAEALLIHRLQGKGLTVTSAGIGALVGNPMDKTAHEVLTEHGLEHRTHRARQVDSDMLHHADLILAMEQSHIQHIRQIAPEVHGKTFLMGKWLDGMEIPDPFRQSKPAFEHVHSLLTQSVESWLPYLK, from the coding sequence ATGTTCCAGAACATATTGATCGTCTGTGTCGGTAACATCTGTAGAAGCCCAGCGGCAGAAGCGTTGTTGATTCACAGACTCCAGGGAAAAGGCCTGACCGTAACCTCGGCAGGCATAGGTGCATTAGTAGGCAACCCAATGGATAAGACCGCACACGAAGTGCTTACCGAACACGGGTTGGAACACAGAACCCACCGTGCCCGACAGGTCGATAGCGACATGCTTCACCACGCTGACCTGATCCTCGCCATGGAACAGAGCCACATCCAGCATATCCGCCAGATAGCGCCTGAAGTCCATGGCAAGACCTTTCTGATGGGTAAATGGCTAGACGGCATGGAAATTCCGGATCCCTTTCGTCAATCCAAGCCCGCATTCGAACATGTTCATAGCCTTCTGACGCAGTCTGTCGAAAGCTGGCTTCCTTACCTGAAATAA
- a CDS encoding undecaprenyl-phosphate glucose phosphotransferase codes for MRLQSVGTLEYAHPSFVDYFLASVRLIHGLTAVLPGVLLLLFLPLELPAGGGTFSTFLMFFGVISVVIFQSVGIYSEEVFSTLLRFRTMLVAWAAAFSLLIFMHQGLGMFSYLEAKHLTFWFVTSGVLFGAERLMMLALFRRLMAKGVYLQNAVILGGTDNGVRVAEYLAHHRDIRTGVLGFIDDRLERLPKTLADLPLLGNTRDLEQMIREEKVTQVLVALPWFADSRIGQVINELRKLPVNVLLVPDMVAFRHANKRITEVGGLPTLIASDLPLRGWSPMFKRIEDIILSSVALLAAAPVMLLLALAIKIDSPGPVLFKQKRYGYNNRLIEVFKFRSMYHAKSDANAERQTTRDDDRITRVGRFIRKTSLDELPQLLNVFLGSMSMVGPRPHATATKAAGVLFEDAVSEYSARHRVKPGITGWAQINGYRGETDTLEKIEKRVEYDLDYIERWSVWFDIYILARTIPALLFNRDVY; via the coding sequence ATGCGCTTACAGTCCGTTGGAACCCTTGAGTACGCCCACCCCAGTTTCGTCGATTACTTTTTAGCCAGCGTCCGCTTGATTCACGGGCTCACCGCTGTGCTGCCTGGTGTCCTTCTTTTGCTGTTTCTGCCGCTTGAGCTCCCAGCGGGCGGCGGAACCTTCAGCACCTTTCTTATGTTCTTCGGCGTGATCAGCGTCGTCATCTTTCAGTCGGTGGGTATATACAGCGAGGAAGTGTTCAGCACCTTGCTGCGTTTTCGCACGATGCTCGTGGCTTGGGCCGCAGCGTTCAGCCTGTTGATTTTCATGCACCAAGGGCTGGGCATGTTCAGCTACCTGGAAGCCAAGCATCTGACGTTCTGGTTTGTGACCAGCGGCGTTCTGTTCGGCGCAGAGCGACTCATGATGCTCGCACTGTTCCGCCGACTGATGGCCAAGGGCGTCTACCTGCAGAATGCGGTGATCCTCGGCGGCACCGATAACGGCGTACGCGTGGCCGAATACCTCGCTCATCACCGTGACATCCGTACCGGCGTTCTTGGGTTCATCGACGATCGTTTGGAGCGCCTGCCCAAAACGCTGGCTGACCTGCCGCTGCTGGGCAACACCCGTGATTTGGAACAGATGATCCGTGAGGAAAAAGTCACCCAGGTGCTGGTCGCCCTTCCCTGGTTCGCGGACAGCCGCATCGGCCAGGTGATCAACGAGCTGCGCAAGCTGCCAGTGAACGTGCTGCTAGTACCGGACATGGTCGCCTTCCGTCACGCCAACAAGCGCATCACCGAAGTTGGCGGGTTGCCGACGCTGATTGCCTCCGATCTTCCATTACGTGGCTGGTCGCCGATGTTCAAGCGCATCGAAGACATCATCCTTTCAAGCGTGGCCCTGTTGGCCGCTGCACCGGTCATGCTCCTACTTGCACTGGCGATCAAGATCGACTCGCCCGGCCCGGTCCTGTTCAAGCAGAAGCGTTACGGCTACAACAACCGGCTGATCGAAGTCTTCAAGTTCCGCTCGATGTACCACGCCAAGTCGGACGCTAACGCCGAACGCCAAACAACGCGTGACGACGATCGCATCACTCGTGTGGGCCGTTTCATCCGCAAGACCAGCCTCGATGAGCTACCTCAGTTGCTCAACGTCTTCCTGGGTAGCATGTCCATGGTCGGCCCTCGCCCACATGCGACCGCCACCAAGGCCGCCGGCGTGCTGTTCGAGGATGCCGTTTCTGAATACTCCGCACGCCATCGCGTGAAGCCTGGGATCACAGGCTGGGCCCAGATCAACGGTTACCGTGGCGAGACCGACACGCTCGAAAAAATCGAGAAACGCGTCGAATACGATCTGGACTACATCGAGCGCTGGTCCGTCTGGTTCGACATCTACATCCTCGCCCGAACCATACCCGCTCTGCTGTTCAACAGGGACGTCTACTGA
- the yegS gene encoding lipid kinase YegS produces the protein MNESKALLVLHGKQGLNEDVRAAVNDWRQLGNELAVRVTWEPGDTARIVAEAIAEGYRSLVAGGGDGTVREMVQALLDSGSDVSMAVLPLGTANDFAQAAEIPLSPFDALTLLNREPTWVDVGEMNGEPFLNMATGGFGSKVTATTSNELKRMLGGSAYLLTGLSRFSELRSAWGRFAGPDFTWEGEFLALGIGNGRQSGGGQQLCPQASVDDGLLDICIVPAPADAVGTLGTLLSGGLLGIDTVSVTARVPWLDVDAPDEIDINLDGEPFAAKRMHFSVKRRALRLHLPVDSPVLRDEPLPPPNHEIA, from the coding sequence ATGAATGAATCCAAAGCATTGCTCGTGCTTCACGGCAAGCAAGGACTCAATGAGGACGTGCGTGCAGCGGTCAATGACTGGCGCCAGCTTGGAAATGAATTGGCCGTCCGGGTGACCTGGGAGCCCGGCGATACGGCACGTATCGTGGCGGAAGCCATTGCTGAGGGGTACAGATCACTTGTGGCTGGCGGTGGGGACGGCACTGTGCGTGAAATGGTGCAGGCGCTGCTGGACAGCGGCTCCGATGTGAGCATGGCCGTGCTGCCGCTGGGTACCGCCAACGATTTCGCACAGGCCGCCGAGATCCCGCTTTCACCCTTCGATGCGCTGACGCTGCTCAACCGTGAGCCGACCTGGGTTGATGTCGGCGAAATGAACGGTGAACCCTTTCTCAACATGGCGACTGGCGGTTTCGGCTCCAAGGTAACCGCTACGACGTCGAATGAATTGAAGCGGATGCTGGGTGGTAGCGCTTATCTGCTGACGGGCTTGTCGCGGTTCAGCGAGCTGCGCAGTGCGTGGGGACGTTTCGCTGGCCCTGATTTCACCTGGGAGGGAGAGTTTCTTGCGCTGGGTATTGGCAATGGTCGCCAGTCCGGCGGTGGGCAGCAACTTTGCCCTCAGGCTTCGGTTGATGACGGGTTGCTGGATATCTGTATCGTTCCGGCGCCCGCGGATGCGGTGGGTACCTTGGGTACATTGCTGAGCGGTGGATTGCTTGGGATTGATACCGTATCGGTAACGGCGCGCGTGCCTTGGCTCGATGTCGATGCGCCGGATGAGATAGATATCAATCTGGATGGCGAGCCGTTTGCCGCCAAACGCATGCACTTTTCGGTAAAGCGCCGAGCGCTGCGGCTGCACCTACCGGTCGATAGCCCGGTGTTGCGTGACGAGCCCCTGCCGCCACCGAACCACGAGATCGCATGA
- a CDS encoding chemotaxis protein CheV, whose product MAGILESVDQRTRLVGQNRLEILMFRLSGRQQFAINVFKVQEVVQLPKMTLMPHRHGSVCGVVNLRGQTLPVIDLSRAIGLRPLVPDERSTIIVTEYNRSVQAFLVGGVERILNLNWEEVLPPPTTAGRQHYLTAITKVDDKLVEVIDVEKVLAEIVPYNTSIAPERLTDPVLERARGREVLCVDDSTVALAQLRETLSQLGITVHSASDGMKGLNKLKAWADAGEVLTDRLLMVFTDAEMPEMDGYRLTTEIRNDPRLRDLHVVLHTSLSGSFNLAMVKKVGCDNFLSKFQPEKLVDVVRERLLLDEPG is encoded by the coding sequence ATGGCCGGCATTCTAGAGTCAGTCGATCAACGCACCCGTTTGGTGGGGCAGAATCGTCTTGAAATCCTCATGTTCCGGCTCTCGGGCCGCCAGCAGTTCGCAATCAACGTCTTCAAGGTTCAGGAGGTCGTGCAGCTGCCGAAGATGACGCTCATGCCGCACCGCCATGGTTCGGTATGCGGTGTGGTCAACCTGCGCGGTCAGACGCTGCCGGTCATCGATCTGTCGCGGGCCATTGGCTTGCGCCCTTTAGTGCCGGATGAGCGCAGTACCATCATCGTGACCGAGTACAACCGTTCGGTTCAGGCGTTTCTGGTGGGCGGTGTGGAGCGCATCCTCAACCTCAACTGGGAAGAAGTGTTGCCCCCGCCGACGACCGCCGGACGCCAACATTACCTCACGGCGATCACCAAGGTTGACGACAAGCTTGTCGAAGTCATCGACGTTGAAAAAGTGCTGGCTGAGATTGTTCCCTACAACACCAGCATTGCGCCGGAACGCTTGACGGACCCGGTTCTCGAGCGCGCGCGGGGTCGCGAAGTGCTGTGCGTTGACGACTCGACCGTTGCGTTGGCGCAACTGCGCGAGACGTTGAGCCAGCTCGGCATCACGGTTCACTCCGCCAGTGACGGTATGAAGGGCTTGAACAAGCTCAAGGCCTGGGCGGATGCCGGAGAGGTGCTCACCGATCGCCTGTTGATGGTGTTCACCGATGCCGAAATGCCGGAAATGGACGGCTACCGGCTCACCACCGAGATTCGCAACGATCCTCGTCTGCGCGATTTGCATGTGGTCCTGCACACCTCGCTTTCCGGCAGCTTCAATCTGGCAATGGTAAAAAAAGTCGGCTGCGACAACTTCCTTTCCAAGTTCCAGCCGGAGAAACTGGTGGACGTCGTCCGCGAACGCTTGTTGCTGGACGAACCAGGCTAA